The Nitrososphaerota archaeon genome includes a window with the following:
- a CDS encoding MoaD family protein → MTGEQKTIITTKYFAALREITGKKEEAFEFNGEVDARKFLEALVARYGKKSAEFLLDQKGTLRESLVMLVNGNAVDTSDLASLKLKNGDLVVILPPIGGGL, encoded by the coding sequence ATGACCGGCGAGCAGAAGACCATAATCACTACAAAGTACTTTGCAGCGCTAAGAGAGATTACTGGTAAGAAGGAGGAAGCCTTTGAGTTTAATGGAGAAGTTGATGCGAGGAAGTTCTTGGAGGCGCTGGTGGCTCGCTACGGAAAGAAGAGCGCTGAATTCCTACTGGACCAGAAAGGGACTTTAAGAGAGAGCCTGGTTATGCTAGTCAACGGTAATGCTGTGGACACCTCAGACCTAGCCTCTTTGAAGCTTAAAAATGGGGATCTAGTTGTGATCCTACCACCGATAGGCGGCGGGCTGTGA
- a CDS encoding iron-sulfur cluster assembly protein, giving the protein MRLELNRMACEWVSVDTLLKDLVEQIQKVRDPETNRLLSESNIILEISRVDDETIRVVYSPFSPASPVAVDLGRRIREAVSEVAPRYKIQVVCRGHLLDDLVNRLLEQA; this is encoded by the coding sequence GTGAGGTTAGAGTTAAATAGAATGGCGTGTGAGTGGGTAAGCGTGGATACGCTCCTCAAAGATCTGGTTGAACAGATTCAGAAAGTTAGAGATCCTGAGACAAATCGGCTCCTCTCCGAATCCAACATAATTCTGGAGATAAGCCGTGTAGACGATGAAACCATTCGAGTGGTCTATTCTCCGTTCTCACCAGCAAGCCCTGTTGCTGTAGATCTAGGTCGAAGGATACGCGAAGCGGTCTCTGAAGTGGCACCGAGGTACAAGATTCAAGTCGTTTGTAGAGGTCACCTTCTGGACGATTTGGTAAATAGGCTTCTCGAGCAGGCTTAA
- a CDS encoding glycine dehydrogenase subunit 2 → MVFRQASWDEPLLIELSRKGRCGLTLPSDPELSKQVGDVLETVPKNLRRYDIRLPEVAQPQIIRHYTRLSQMNYAVDLGTYPLGSCTMKYNPKIIKRVISNARFKTIHPEEPEEYVQGLLKMLFELGTMLAEIVGLPKFSLQPAAGAQGEFTGALMIRAWLKDRGQLGTRNEILIPDTAHGTNPASAAMAGFKVVKIPSTKDGVVDIEAVKAVAGRSTAGMMMTVPNTLGLFEKNVKEVIGIIHEAGGLTYYDGANLNALLGRVRPGDIGFDIAHLNLHKTFGTPHGGGGPGAGPIFATEELGDYLPTPVLEFDGCRYRWNYDRPKSVGRVRSYFGNIGVLVGAYVYCLLLGRDGLRDTSALATLAANYLMSRLDRRYFDIQGLSNTPCKHEFVASSKASALDLAKLLLEHGVHPPTIYFPITIREAIMIEPTESESLEELDHYAKALNEAAKVAYEDPRAAADAPHSTAVARVDEVRASHPRTLKVRW, encoded by the coding sequence ATGGTATTTAGGCAGGCTAGCTGGGATGAGCCCCTACTTATAGAGTTAAGTAGGAAAGGTAGGTGCGGCTTAACCCTCCCCTCAGACCCGGAGCTCAGTAAACAGGTGGGAGACGTCTTGGAAACAGTACCCAAAAATTTGAGGAGATATGATATTAGGCTGCCTGAGGTAGCTCAGCCTCAGATAATAAGACACTATACCAGACTATCTCAGATGAACTATGCGGTAGATTTGGGCACATACCCTCTTGGTAGCTGCACAATGAAATATAACCCAAAGATAATTAAGAGGGTAATCTCAAACGCTAGATTCAAGACGATTCACCCCGAAGAGCCTGAGGAATACGTTCAAGGTCTATTAAAGATGCTTTTTGAGTTAGGCACGATGCTCGCTGAAATAGTGGGTTTGCCGAAGTTTTCCCTACAACCCGCCGCAGGCGCTCAAGGCGAGTTTACGGGTGCGCTGATGATCAGAGCTTGGTTAAAGGATAGAGGGCAACTTGGCACTAGAAACGAGATTCTTATACCTGATACCGCTCATGGAACCAACCCTGCGAGCGCTGCGATGGCTGGCTTCAAAGTCGTTAAGATACCCTCTACGAAAGATGGGGTGGTAGATATTGAGGCTGTGAAGGCCGTGGCTGGTAGATCTACGGCTGGTATGATGATGACCGTCCCAAATACACTAGGATTGTTCGAGAAGAATGTGAAAGAGGTTATCGGGATAATACATGAAGCAGGTGGGCTGACATATTATGATGGAGCAAACTTGAACGCACTACTAGGTAGGGTAAGACCGGGGGATATCGGATTCGATATAGCGCACCTGAACCTACATAAGACCTTCGGCACACCACACGGTGGAGGCGGCCCTGGTGCAGGTCCTATCTTCGCTACTGAAGAGTTAGGCGATTATCTCCCTACTCCAGTTCTTGAGTTTGATGGCTGTAGATATAGGTGGAACTATGATAGACCTAAGTCAGTCGGTAGAGTGAGAAGCTATTTCGGTAACATAGGTGTACTAGTAGGCGCATATGTTTATTGTCTTCTGCTCGGTCGAGACGGGTTAAGAGATACCTCTGCTCTCGCTACGCTTGCAGCGAACTACCTAATGAGTAGACTTGATCGAAGATACTTTGACATTCAAGGCCTTTCAAATACCCCCTGTAAGCATGAATTTGTGGCTTCATCGAAAGCCTCGGCGCTTGATTTAGCCAAGCTGCTTCTTGAGCACGGTGTGCATCCGCCGACTATCTACTTCCCTATAACTATACGCGAAGCTATTATGATTGAGCCTACAGAATCTGAGAGCTTAGAGGAACTCGATCACTACGCTAAAGCATTAAACGAAGCGGCGAAAGTAGCTTATGAAGATCCTAGAGCAGCGGCTGATGCGCCACATAGCACCGCTGTAGCACGGGTAGATGAGGTTAGAGCGTCGCATCCTCGCACACTAAAGGTAAGGTGGTGA